The Silene latifolia isolate original U9 population chromosome Y, ASM4854445v1, whole genome shotgun sequence sequence tatttttgggatgaccccAATCTTTACAAAGAGTGTGGTGATGGACTTTACCAGAGGTTCATACCCCAATGGCAGATTCATGGTAttttggaaggatgccactcatcaccTTATGGTGGACACCAAGAAGCACGAAGTACTATTGCTAAGATCCTTCAAttgggcttcttttggcctaccatgttccaAGATGCTAGGGAATTCATTGTCCATTATGATGTTTGTCAAAGAACAGGAAATATTTCTTGgaggaatgagatgccacaacgaggaatattggaggtgTAAATCTTCGATGTTTAGGGtatcgactaccaaggaccctttgtgacatctaAGGGAAACAAATACATTCTTGTGGTCGTTGACTATGTTTCAAAATGTGTAGAGGCAATTactaccccaaccgatgatgctaaaacggtcaccaaactcttcaagaaaataatcttcccaaggttcggagtccctagagcaatcataagtgatgaaGGGacacattttcatgaaaagaagctcatatcccttttgaccaaatatggtgttcaacatagaaccggcttgggatatcatcctcaaaaaagtggtcaagttgaagtttcaaatagagagatcaagcaaattctcgagaaggttgtcaacaagactcgtaaggattggatcatgaagcttgatgacgctctttggtcttataggacggcctataagactctcaTAGGAGCCTCCCtttacaaacttgtctatgggaaagcatgccacttgccaattgagttagaatacaaagctttttgggcaatcaaagctctcaaccttgatctcaaactaagtggtcaaaagagaatgatgcaaatccaagagttggaggaattccgactacaatcttataaGAATGCCAAAATCTACAAAGAGAGGGCAAAGTttcttcatgacaagagaatcaagcaaaaggccttgcacaagggagacaaagtccttctttTAAACTCCCGATaccgactctttcccgggaaattgaactctagatggatgggtccctatgtgatcaccgaggtaggaaaATATGGAGACTTCGAGATAAGGTCGGAAGACGGGAGCAAATTTaaagtcaatggccaaagattgaaaccatattatgaaggagcattcattggagaggtcgaggtcacctacctcagGCCTCCTCCCCCATGAGAAGATCACCAaaaagagagtttggtggagtcctctccaaaccaccacttgtaaatatactaactcttctTACTTGTATctttaactttattgcattttttaTAAGCATGATTCTtaccatgagagtaagtgagggagggtcactaaccaTTTTTTATGAATGAAGGATTTAGAAATTTAAGTGTGGGGTAGCACTTTCACCGAATGAGGAATGAACAAGAAATAGGATGAATCCGAGCGTTCCGTAAGGAATCCGCTCGACCTAGacgaagatccgagcgtcctgggagAAGGACGCTCTTCCTGAAAGAGCTGGAAAAGAAATTTTTGGTCTGACTAAAGATCCGAGCCTCTTCATAAACAATCTGCTCGTCTCAGTCAAGACGGTCATCTTACCATGCATCCGCTCGTCCTGATTGTATCAATTTCTGAGATTTCATCctgacagagaatccgagcgtcctcataAGGATCCGCTCGTCTCCATGCAGAAATACGCTAGTCCTGacgagaatccgctcgtcctggcttCTCCAAAATTTGGTATTTTTATCTGActaaagatccgagcgtcccgtgaagAATCCGCTCATCTCCAAGagctatgatccgagcgtctcatgctcgaGCCGCTCGAGCCGCTCGTCGCCCTACCGtccttttcttctattttctcgcCAAATAAAATCCTTCCCCACCACACATTtcgtgacacctcatccttccttccacttTAAAACATAAAACCCCCTCTCATATAACTCAAAtcatatctcaagcactcatttacccctcaaaaacaaaaaccccccaAAATCTAGGGTTTCAAAGAAGATCTAAATCACAAGGAACATCTCCATATTCAACAAGTCCAATTCTAGATCTACATTCAAGATGAGGCCAAGAGGATCATTACAAAGAGAGagaagaagaccaagggtaatggtgagctcatctacttctcacatTAATACTTTgaggagggaacatgaagagataaTTGATCTTACAAAACTTGATGAGTTTTCCAACATAGAGTTTGTTAATAATGTCCAAAGGCTTCTTTTCCATCgccttcttggtaagaatattctaCCCACTAAATTTATGTGCCATAAGACTTTGAGGTAACTTGGAATCTTTCATCAAACCGAAGCTCTCTTTGAATTGTTTGGTCTTTCAACCTTATTTCACATGCATGAGCATACCTATCGATCTTTAGttcttgaattcttgagcttcttgaaaatcactACCTTGAACAAGACCATATGTGTGGAATTTAGATTGGAAAACAccactaggatgatgacccttgttgaATTCGCTAGTGTGCTTGGGCTAGATGTTttgcctacccgaacatcaaagccaaAAAAGTATAGTGTGACACCCCTTTGGAGAGAAATGACGGGTCGGGATTTTTCTTACATCAAAGAATGCTTAGCTtttcacattcaaaatcctatcaTTAGGCCCACGTACCGATTTCTAGCCGGCACTCTTCTTGCCCGTCGGGATCCCGCAATAGTGAATGAGCTTGATCTTGTCTTTCATGGAATCTTACCTCCAAATTCAAGGAAGGAGCGGGTACCATTTTAACGCCCCCTTGTTCTTCTCGAGAAATGGGCTAAATTCCGGAATGGGGACGATGATGGTGTCAAACATATTGTCAATGGGGTACTTATCACAAGGCTTGCCAAGTTTTTCAAACCCAAATTCAATGAAAACAATGAATATGTACCCCTTCCGGGCAACACAAGGATCAATGAAGAGCTAATCCTTAGACAACACCATTGGATGACCCATGAGGGATATGAAAAGAGGATCAAATGGCTTACTAAGGGGAACACTCCCATTTACCTACCAATAGAAGGATTAGCAAGAATTTCACCAAGATGAGGCCCTCTCTCTCCAATACCATCATATCTCATCCCAACAAGTACAAATCaagcaaatcaagcaccacctcCAACACAACATCAAAAATATGAACAACAAAAGAGCGACAATACCAACCTTACAACCACCCGAATCCTTTCATCCTCCCtacggatgattttgtgacggGAATCCTTCAAGATATGCATCTCCGACAATTTGAAGCCAATGTGGATAATTATTATGCCTTGTATCCACAATTTCACCAAATGGCTCAGCAAGGAATCattagtgaagagggaatgcttccctcttgggctcaaatgcATATTCTTTGCCCAAATTCGGAGAAAGCTAATGAGGGAG is a genomic window containing:
- the LOC141632947 gene encoding uncharacterized protein LOC141632947; the protein is MVIHSQLERHTTPWFADYANYIVGGVLPPNLNYNQRKRFLFEVKRYFWDDPNLYKECGDGLYQRFIPQWQIHGILEGCHSSPYGGHQEARSTIAKILQLGFFWPTMFQDAREFIVHYDVCQRTGNISWRNEMPQRGILEV